The Entelurus aequoreus isolate RoL-2023_Sb linkage group LG03, RoL_Eaeq_v1.1, whole genome shotgun sequence genome contains the following window.
tgttataggcgcaaagttgaaaagccagcatgtgtgatggtattggggtgtattagtgcccaagacatgggtaacttacacatctgtgaaagcgccattaatgctgaaaggtacatacaggttttggagcaacatatgttgccatccaagcaacgttaccatggacgcccctgcttatttcagcaagacaatgccaagccacgtgttacatcaacgtggcttcatagtaaaagagtgcgggtactagactggcctgcttgtattccagacctgtctcccattgaaaatgtgtggcgcattatgaagcctaaaataccacaacggagacccccggactgttgaacaacttaagctgtgcatcaagcaaaaatgggaaataattctacctgagaagcttaaaaaatgtgtctcctcagttcccaaacgtttactgagtgttgttaaaaggaaaggccatgtaacacagtgggatcatgccctttcccaactattttggcacgtgttgcagccttgaaattctaagttgattattatttgcaaaaaaaaaataaagtttatgagtttgaacatcaaatatgttgtctttgtagtgcattcaactgaatatgggttgaaaaggatttgcaaatcattgtattccgtttatatttacatctaacacaatttcccaactcatatggaaacagggtttgtaaatacaaGCGGATAACATAATCCCCCGCTTCCTTCAAAAACTGCCCACAGCCCCCATTTTAACTCCCAACTCAACTCTCGAGCTTGGCACACAAAGCTGTGAGAGTGGGGTGATGAATGGCACAACAAGTGTAACCTGCACAGCAAAGGCTAGGACAGAAATAGACTTCCAAAAGGATACTGATAGCTATAAAGTTCTTCCCGACACAGCTATACTCCATCCCTTTTGACTACTATAACAATTGGTAAAACAGGAGGACACTATCATAAATGAAAATATGTGTAGTATTTGATATATGTTAACTATGTGGCACCAGCTGTTATAAGAGCTGCATTGTTCAGTGTTtcattgtaaaaacaaaacaaattgcgaTATCTCCGATTACTGAAAATCGCAGCTTTATCGAGCATGTTGGTtgcaatacatttgaaaataaaagtgAGTATTGCACAAATGTGCAATTTAGTCAATGCCCTCTGTAAAACCTTGACTAcaaagtgtttttgttttgtttgtccatCAGTTTGTTCCCGGGCTACTCTCCGGTTTGACAAAAGGTTCTGAAGGATGAATCTGTATTATTCTttcaacccaatgtggccccccgagtcaaaagttTAGGGACCCCTGCCATAGAGGATACGTTTCTGTTTCAGCACTTTTATCCAAATCTTCACCAAAATATCTGCGTGCCATCCCTTGACAATCAGTTGGGTGAAAATTTGTTTGGAATTTTATTGTGTAATCCTGCTGAGTCTGTCCTCctgcagtggtacctcaatttaaaaTATCTCAACTTAAAAGTATTTATGGCTACAAGCCGCTTCTTTTGTTAGATTTAAAGTTGCGAGGATAATTTGAGTTACGAGCTTCCCCAGTTGAAGTAACAATTGTCCACAGCCCACAGCCAGAGATTGACTTAATCCTGCACTCCAACCTGAGAAACTGAGAAAGATACTGCAAAAGAGAAGAAATGGACGACGTAATAAGAGAAACAAACCATTTTCAAAAATTCTGACTGATTAGCCAACCAGATGAGTCAGTCTGACCACAGTATTGTCAGTCTGCAACACACAGCCTAGCCTCTGCGGCATGCAGCCCCAAACAGTAAAAggacggacatttatccatagAAATATGGAGAAGCATATgtagtacatgctattgtaatgttttttaaacataattagtTATctaaaagtaaaaacatttttccaAAGTATCTTAAATACAGGTGATTTGGGTGGGGCAAGCgcaaattaaattgatttcaattcatttcaaggGACGTGGCTGAtttaagatacaagtgttttgagttacaagctTGGACATGGAAATAATTTAGCTCGTAAGTTGAAGTTCCTCTGTATTTGAAGTCTTCAAAACTGGACTAAGACTTTCGCACACAACTGTATATCATAATATTGGAAAGTCTCTGCACAGGACAGTGGGGAAATGTGACTAAGGACATGTGACATGTTTCAAATTAGTCTATTTTTAGGTCAACTAGTGTACACATTTTGGATGATGGTGGATGCAAAGAGTCAACTTCCACTCCAATAACCGTAAACGTCTCAGGTCAGATAGTCCATAGGCAAAAATCCATATGGTTCTTACTTTGGCATATAGAATTAATCCCAGAGACATTGATGGACATATTCCCAGAAGTATGGCCGGTATTGCATTGATAAGAATCCTTGAAACAGTGTTGGAGTTATCCTTTGTAACCCTCTGTATCCCATTTAGGGTACAACAAATAAAGAGATATCATGTCCTTTGTGAATGGTAGGTGATGCGTGATTAAGTACTCCCATTCTTCTTTCCGGGAAAGCAACATTTTCTCATTTTATAATTCACTCTTGATCAGAGCTATCCTCGGTATGACTGCTGTGCCCCTCCATCTGAATGCTAAAGGTCTTCTCTGATGGCCCTAGTTTGATTTGTCTTTCCGTAAGAACTGACGTTGACTCGCCTTCCCTCGTGAAGTCGAACTCATCGCCGAGCATAACTTGCTGTTCTTTGGAGATCCGAAAGCTGTAGCCCTCCCCTGCACCTCCCTGCAAGGCACTACCCAGGTGAGAAGACCTCAGAGCTTCCATGATCTGCTCATCCGATAAATCGTCATCATCTAGCAGCCCAGAGTCCTCCAGAGTTTGGGAGACGTTAAGCTCTGCGACTATGGTGGTGGTTCCGCTGTCACTCGACTTCTGCACTTTCTTGATGTCCACAGCCACATTTTGTGGATTTTCACCGCTAACTTTTGTTAGATAAGCTAACTCCTCCCTTAGTGGACCTGACACCGAACCTTGTAATTTCTCCAAAGCACCCCTCAGCTGTTCTTTAGGCGCCAAAGAGTCCTCTCGCAGGAACTCCAGCATTGACTCCTGCACTATTGGGGAAACACGAATCTCCTCTTCAATGATGCATTCAGGAATACTCTCTCTGAGAAAGGTACGTTCCCCTGGGGTAAACTTGTAGTCGTCTTGTTCCTTAACGATGGCTCTGCTTTGTGGAAGTCTGTCTTCTTGATAATACCTCTCATCAGACAAGTCATCCACAATGCCATAATGACCATATGAGGTGATGCCACACGTCTCTTCAAGTTCTGAGAGACTATCATCAGGTGTGGAGACAAAATACTCCTCAGGCTCTTGGTCATGGGTGAAATATAAAGTTTCACTCTCCTTAATGACCTCGTGAACCTGAACAGATCCACTCTTAGGATCAACCATAGTTTTCATGCCATCAGCAGCACTCTTCTGAGCATATTGCTCATTTTCCATCTCCTCAATTTGGAAATATGACGAGGGCTCATGAAAACACTTTTCTGTAACTTCATCACCGGAAGACTCCACTGCTTGCTCAATGATCTCCACATTGACTGACCTGTTTTGTAGATTACCCTGACCCTTAAGGCCACTTAGCAGGTTCTTGATCATGCTTCCTGTCGCTGTGTCCTTGATATCCTCCAGAGATACGTTCTTCACTCCTTGACTCAGCAGCTGATCCAGGGAAGAGTCCAAAGAAACATCCACTTCTTCTTTCACTTTGGACTCAAGCACAATCTGAGTCTTAGTCGAGCCATCCTCTTGTGTAGTTTTCTCTACGTGGTAGGTCATATTTGATTCTCCAGAGGAACAATCCTTGGCTTCCAAACCAGCTGGTTTGATGACTTTCTCAATGATCTCCTCGACAGACACACTGTTGAATGCCTTTCCCTCACTTGTCTCCATCGTTGACTCAGATTTACCTTCCTCTTTAAACCCCTTGTCATCTCCTTTATCTGGTTCATCTACCTCTTTCACCCTCTTTGGTTTTGTGTCCAGGCTTGTAATCCCTGGTGAGAGCACTTTTCTTGGTGTGGTCTCAGCAGCAGATGACTTGATGGAACTGGTTTGGTTCTCTACCAGCGAGATCTGTTCGACTTTCTTACTTTTCTCTTCCGTTCTTATTGACTTTTGACTTTGCTTCCCACTCTTTACTACTCCTTTATCTTCTGTGGCACTGGAAACAGCGGCAGAAGAGGCACTCTGGGCTTTAACGAATGAGATCATGTCCCTTCTCGAAGCAGGACTATGATGCTGCGTCCTGGTTGTAAGGGAAATTGGAACCACTCTTGAGGGACTTCTGGACCCTGATTGAACCACAGGAGATCTTCTCAGATGAGAAGAAGGTGGTGTAAACCTGACATCCATACGCTGTCTGGTTGTGGTTCTTGGAGTGTAAGGTTGGCCGGTCGTCTTGATATCTGAGAGAATCAATGGTCACACGGTTttatatatttcatgttcaacAGTGACAATAAGCAACGTGAAATACCTATGAATCTTTCTCTTGAATGTTGGTTCACCCTCCTTTGGGAGTCTTGAAGACCATCTCGCTCACCTTCCAAAAGAGCTctggacaacacaacacaaaacaaaacaaaacaaaataaaaaaatccaagcAAACAAGAATAATATCAAATAATCTCTTAGTTTTTGGGATCTTCCTGTGTGAAAAGAAAGAGACCAAATATTTACCTTACAAAGCGTTGTACCTCATCCAGCTCCTCCATCTTGGCCCTTTAGTTAAACTGCCCAGGTTTTGGGATTCTGGTTATGAATTTTAAAAACTTAACCACTCACTAATCTAATAAATACCCCCTTGAAATCTTCTTAAGTCCATACCTTAGCCATGTTTCCAGTCTCAAACACGAGCAAACAAAAGACGCCTCTGACAGAAACAACCTCTCTGAGAGACTGCTACCCAAAAGACTGACCTAAAAATAACAGCTACAATGCAGGGCTGTCCATACTTCCCTTTAAATTCCAAAGCAAATGCTGACTCGGGACACATGCCACCCGCTACATCTCTGGGAAAACATTTGGCCTTCACTGGCTGACTGATACAGACTGATTTATGACGACTGCAGAGTTGCTTTACTGCTGCATGGCCGCCAGGGTCCTGTGCTCTCTCTGCGTTGTTGTGTTTTTCCTTGTTTCTTGCATTGACCAAAGAGAGCATGGTACTAAGTCTAATTCCTTGTCTGTTACACACTTATCCAATAAAGATGATGTTGATACTGTTCTAAGAGAGAGTGGACCACGGCAGATATGAAATACAATGGACGTGTTTTTATGTATCAACATATCAAGGTATTGTCTCTATGAGTATTTACTACCTTACCATACATTAGATGGCTATTTTAATGTATATCGAAGAAaccataaatacagcaaaaatgatCTAAACAAGGATATTATCCCAGTATTTCAGAAACATATATTAAATTCCACTCAATCCTTAAGTGACGATTCCATGCAAGCAGCTTATTATATtcaatattttattgttatttaaataGTGTTGTTTTGGTGTTGCATTTAATGTATTCTGCCTTGAAGTTCTCCTATCCAAACTTAGAACGGTGAGCGTGTTCAATTACCGTATTAATCCAAGTGTAAGACTAGGTCGTGTTCAATTCGCAGTCTAGAGTTTGTCACACGCGAACCACCAGGTGGCACCAAAAGCCTTCTTCCCCAAGTGAGTCAGaggttttcttcctgtcactcacttaCTCTCACACAAACACCACTTTCTGGCAACACAGGGACTAGCTCGgaaaaaagtgtctcaaaggttgtTAGCAAGTGAGCAAACAACAGAGGACAGGTTATTATGCTGCTGTTAAGATAAAGGTGATCAATCAAGAAATATATACTGATATTTTGTTGTCTTTCTCTTGACCAAATATGCTCCCAAAACAGGTCGAGAAAATGAAGTCCTGTGTTCGGTGTTGTCTCACGCTGGGGTCAATCAAGTGTTACAAAACGTCTCGGCTCACCTGTAGGCAGCCACCTCCATGCCCAGGTCCATCTTGACCTGGAGAAGATGCTGATGTTCTTGCATCTTCTGACCAATTGCATCGGCCATCATGTTCCTCTCACGTTCCAGCTGCTCAATAATCATCTGGAGAGGAGAAAATGGGAAACGATATTTTATAATGTACTGCAGTtataaactgtgtgtgtgtgtgtgtgtgtgtgtgtgtgtgtgtgtgtgtgtgtgtgtgtgtgtgtgtgtgtgtgtgtgtgtgtgtgtgtgtgtgtgtgtgtgtgtgtgtgtgtgtgtgtgtgtgtgtgtgtttgtgccacGCCCGGAAAATGTCACataaaacttcaaaataaagcaagGCAAAATAAACGTTattcttttaaaaacaaaattaaaaatgtaatttaaaggcctactgaaatgcaattttcttatttaaacggggatagcaggtccattctatgtgtcatacttgataatttcgcgatattgccatatttttgctgaaaggatttagtagagaacatcgacgataaagtttgcaacttttggtcgctgataaaaagccttgcctgtaccggaagtagcgtgacgtcacaggttgtggagcgcctcacatctgcacattgtttacaatcatggccaccagcagcgagagcgattcggaccaagaaagcgacgatttccccattaatttgagcgaggatgaaagatttgtggatgaggaaagtgagagtgaaggactagagggcagtggaagcgattcagatagggaagatgctgtgagaggcgggtgggagctgatattcagctgggaatgactaaaacagtaaataaacacaagacatatatatactctattagccacaacataaccaggcttatatttaacatgccacaaattaatcccgcataacaaacacctcccccctcccatccatataacccgccaatacaaatcaaacacccgcacaacacactcaatcccacagcccaaagtaccgttcacctccgcaaagttcatacagcacatatatttccccaaagtccccaaagttacgtacgtgacatgcacatagcggcacgcacgtacgggcaagcgatcaaatgtttggaagccgcagctgcgtactcacggtagcgcgtatccaactcaaagtcctcctggtaagagtctctgttgtcccagttctccacaggccaatggtacaacttgactgtcatctttcgggaatgtaaacaatgaaacaccggctacgtgtttgtgttgctgcagccgtccgctaatacaacgcttcccacctacagctttcttctttgctatcttcattgttcattaaacaaattgcaaaagattcaccaacacagatgtccagaatactgtggaattttgcgatgaaaacagacgacttaatagctggccacaatgctgtcccaaaatgtccgctacaatctgtgacgtcacgcgcaaacgtcatcataccgagacgttttcagcaggatatttcgcgggaaatttaaaattgcactttactaatctgttaagatttcatcattgatatataaactatcagactgcgtggtcggtagtagtgggtttcagtaggcctttaaacattttaGTGCATGCCATATAGGTTTAGATGACCACAGCTTGATTCGTTTTTCATTGCACTGACACTATGTCTGACTGAATAACACTGTTAAAAAACTTATGTTCCAGGCAATGTCATACAGTTAGGGTTATATGATATAGAAAATACACAATAAAACTGTATAAATATGGCCAACAATAGCGCTTTTAATACTATTTCCATAtcgtgtcccgcaaatttgacagcgacaagggaACGAAGGCGTCCTCAGcgagcggctaatgtccctctacagtgtgaagccgcttcgaaatcactaatcctcgcttgCGGCCAATCAGGTATGGTTTTTTTACATGTAccagtatcactggaggacatgctacactacacactataggaggatacaataacccatgctaaccgctaagctagagctcttgaatgtaaccGGGGTGAGTGgattgatacaaatattgacattaGATACCAGTACAGTATCAGTATACAGTCAATACTGCAGGGATAAGATCAATGTTTATtatcttttgttgtttttgttattgtttacaaacttaggACATTAGAGCTAatagtattttaatttttttggcatcacctCAATAGCGGCCAattaagtatgtttcttacaagtaacattatcactggaggactagagataCAATGAATAGCaaccatgctacactacacactataggaggatacaataagccatgctaacCTCTAAGTtatagctcttgaatgtaaaatgGGGTGGgcggattgatacaaatatcgacagtaacaacACCAATACAGTATCAGTATGCAGccgatactaaagtgattagatcgatatttattgtcacaaaatgtttttgttgtttttgttattatttggtGCCCAattaagtatgtttcttacaagtagatacaaatattgacagtaacaataccagTACAGTATCAGTATACAGCCGATACTACAGTGATAAGATCGatatttatcatcacaaaatgtttgtgttgtttttgttattgtttggcgcccaattaagtatgtttcttacaagtagataCAATTATCGACAGGAATGATACCAAGTTCAGTATCAGTATTC
Protein-coding sequences here:
- the synm gene encoding synemin, whose protein sequence is MTSHFCEQTHGEKISPAQTLFFSMILSSKNATMLPFKRTFEGEKHQLQELNGRLAQYLSRTQQLERENARLMGEIKQLRQATVAEREPKYKAEMRELRRCVERMCLEKSRAEVERERLWTELQEVRAQCGQQSEACRGISGDLQGCEKELRDAHKTNTSLQQRLVDLQNERAFLEERHRQGMEHLRRQVGSAVQAPCVLTQTYPGQASAEEVQRYARGLSDGWMETLEVYQQKVEEMERTVQEEQALLGDLRGEKQQHAAQLDQLRTDAEKQGRLQARLEEELMIMQEKFGHDVGEYQMIIEQLERERNMMADAIGQKMQEHQHLLQVKMDLGMEVAAYRALLEGERDGLQDSQRRVNQHSRERFIDIKTTGQPYTPRTTTRQRMDVRFTPPSSHLRRSPVVQSGSRSPSRVVPISLTTRTQHHSPASRRDMISFVKAQSASSAAVSSATEDKGVVKSGKQSQKSIRTEEKSKKVEQISLVENQTSSIKSSAAETTPRKVLSPGITSLDTKPKRVKEVDEPDKGDDKGFKEEGKSESTMETSEGKAFNSVSVEEIIEKVIKPAGLEAKDCSSGESNMTYHVEKTTQEDGSTKTQIVLESKVKEEVDVSLDSSLDQLLSQGVKNVSLEDIKDTATGSMIKNLLSGLKGQGNLQNRSVNVEIIEQAVESSGDEVTEKCFHEPSSYFQIEEMENEQYAQKSAADGMKTMVDPKSGSVQVHEVIKESETLYFTHDQEPEEYFVSTPDDSLSELEETCGITSYGHYGIVDDLSDERYYQEDRLPQSRAIVKEQDDYKFTPGERTFLRESIPECIIEEEIRVSPIVQESMLEFLREDSLAPKEQLRGALEKLQGSVSGPLREELAYLTKVSGENPQNVAVDIKKVQKSSDSGTTTIVAELNVSQTLEDSGLLDDDDLSDEQIMEALRSSHLGSALQGGAGEGYSFRISKEQQVMLGDEFDFTREGESTSVLTERQIKLGPSEKTFSIQMEGHSSHTEDSSDQE